The Helianthus annuus cultivar XRQ/B chromosome 11, HanXRQr2.0-SUNRISE, whole genome shotgun sequence region TCTGAGAAGAAACTCTGGCTCATCCGGATACAATTGTTGCGCCACTTCGTCAAAGTTGTCAATGTAAGGGTAAATTTCTTCACAAATTAAAAGAAAATAGGTGTGCGCCTTTTTTAATTATTCTTTACTCATGCGTCTCCGCTTTCCACCCTTTTGATATAATCGTCTCGATGGAACGACAAACACGCTCAATTGAGAGCCTCCCCTCAAAGAGCTAGAATATTGCGTCGCGAAATTCTGCGGCTCTCGATTATGGTGTGTCTCAATCGACAGGTCAAAGTACAGAGAACAATAAGTTTCAATTCCATTCACTAGGTGTTCCCTCATGATTGAACCCTCAACCTTTGATTTGTTTCGGATTCTTCTTTTCATATAGCCAAGTTTCCTAAGTTTAGAAATCATTGAGAATATGTAAAGAATGCTTAATGGAATTTCGAAACAAAGCATAGGATTCAAATAATATTATTACCTCTCATATTGATACATCCATCTGTATTGCACTGGACCACCAAGAAGAGCTTCGTTAGCTAGATGTATGACCAGGTGCTCCATGGAATCAAAGAAACTGGGTGGGAATATTTTCTCCAACTTGCATATCGTTTTAACAATGTCGCGTTTCATGTTAACGAAATCATCTACATGCAACGTTCTTGAGCATAAGACACGAAAGAACATGCATAACTCTGTTACAGCCCCGTATGTATCTTTTGAGACAAAACCTCTAATAGCAAGTGGAAGCAACCGTTGCATAAACACGTGACAGTCATGACTTTTGAAGCTATGAAAAATGTTGACTTTCATGTTCACACAACTCCCTATGTTTGACGCATACCCATCTGGAAATTTAAGCTTTTTCAACAAAACACATACTTTTTTAATGACATCTTTTTTCAGAGTGTAATCTCCCCTATCTTTAGCCATATTCCCatttttatcacattttgggttTAAAAGAGGTCGATTACAAATTTCCTACATGTCTTGCCTTGCCTTCATATTGTCCTTAGTATAGCTGGTGCCCATGATTGTGTTAAACAAATTTTCAAATACGTTTTTCTCGATATGCATCACGTCGAGGTTGTGCCGAATCAACAACTTACCCCAATACGGAAGTTCCCAAAAGATGCTTCTCTTTGCCCAATTATATGTAATCCCAAAAACCCGGCGGTTTTCTACATTTTTTAGTACCACGGGGTTTAACATCATAAACAATGGGAAAATCTTTTATATCCTGCCATATTTCCTCTCCAGTTGGCTCTGGAATATCTCTTACACTCGAAACCGTCTTGTTTTTTTCCAAAAGTTAATCTTATCTTTCAGAAAAGCATGATTTGTTGGAAGATGTTGTCTCTGGCAGTCAAACCAACAGGGTTTCCTTCCAAAATGAAGCTGGAAAGATCCTGATTTATTTGAGCAACATGGGCAAGCTAACTTACCATGTGTGCTCCATCCGGACAACATTGCATAAGCAGGAAAGTCACTAACTGTCCATAGCAGTACGACCTTCATTTGAAAATTGTTGCATGCATGGGCATCATAAGTCTCAATGCCATGTGTGAACAACAATTTCAGCTCATCTACCAAAGGTTGTAGAAAAACATCGATATTTTGTGTGGGATTATTTGGACCGGGAATGAGCAAAGGCATTAGTACATATTTCTCTTTCAAAGCCAACCAAGGAGGCAGGTTGTAAACCGTGATAAACACTGGCTAACATGAATACGGTGCCCCGCTTGTATTATTTGGACTAAATCCATTGGTACATAGCCTGAGACGAACATTGCGTGTCTCCTTTGCAAAATCAAGAAAGACTGAGTTAAAATGATGCCATGCCCGGCCTTCACTAGGATGACTCATCTTTTCTGATAGACTACGATCTGCATGCCAAGTCAAATATTGAGCGGTCTTTTTTGAATAGTATAGGACCGTATCGTATCATATCGCACAATGTAATATAGTATACTATACTATATTGTATAGTATAgtgtcgtgtcgtgtcgtgtcgtgtAGTGTAGTGTAGGATTGTATCGTATGGTACTGTATAAGATTGTATCGTATGGTACAACATAGTATAGTATTGTATAATATATGGTATAGTATGGTACGAGGTATAATATAGTATAGTACATAATCGGTCAATTGCCACAAACTTCTGACaaatttgacattttataatttaaaattatatatttttttctaaattgaTAAATTAAAGTAACCTTTTTGTAGGAAATCTGTAGCAACTGATGTTCATTTGCTACAAATTTTCGACAAATTAACTTAACATTTTATATTTTCAAATTATGTTTTTTCTataaattactgttttgtaggaaatttgtagcaacttttgtcaatttgctacaaatttctgacaaatttattattttatttttcaaaatcatctatttttctaaaattgataaataacaaataacataacatttttgtaggaaatatgtagcaacttgtgtcaatttgctacaaatttctgacaaatttaacattttgtttttcaaaattatgttttcttcttaatttgaTAGGCTtttgtaggaaatgtgtagcaactgctgtcaatttgctacaaattgTCGACAactttattattttcttttttaaaattatctatttttctaaaatttataaataacataactttttttgtaggaaatatgtagcaactggtgtcaatttgctacaaatttccgacaaatcTAATATTTTGATTTTTAAAATTAAGTTGTCTTCTTAATTTGTTGAATAATAGCCTTTTtataggaaatttgtagcaactgtTGTCAATTTGCTATAAATTTCCGACaaacttattattttattttttaaaattatctaattttctaaaattgataaataacaaataaaataacttttttgtaggaaatatgtagcaactagtgtcaatttgctacaaatttccgacaattgtaatattttatattttttaaattatttattttgttgtAGTTACGaataatatataattttataatttttgtcAGAATTTTGTCGAAAAGGTTTTAAATTTTGTGAAGAAATTGCTACAAATGCTTATTGTGTGGCagttttgtaggaaatttgtggaaaagttttggatttttttgtttttcttttttgtcaaaaaattataggaaaattgtaaaaaaaaattgagttgTGGGAAATTTGTAGGAAAAAATATAGTTTTTTAGTAGTGGTCATAAACACACTCACATAAACAATATAGGTACAGATTGTTCATAGACCCATAAACACAAtcaccaaaaaaaaaagaaaaaaaggacAACCCTTACATTATATTGGTGAGGATCTTTTTGACTAAGATCCACAAGGAAATGATTCACCTTAATAAAAAcattttagagagagaaatagCCAAAGAGTTGGCAGAGGCTTGCATGCGATGAGTGAAGAGTGGGGTGTAATATATAACAATAAGAAGTACGGTGAAAAAGAAACATGCATTTAGCGTGTATTGGATTTTTGACCTTTTATTTGTCCATATCTTAGTATATTAGTGATAatacgacacgaacctacacaaTGGTATCATATTTTGTGTCTAAAACAGGTCGACACGATAAGATCTTAACATATatcgtgtctaaacaggttaaaacccgttaacctgttaagacccgttaagtactttttaataattaaaattttaaaaatattatatgtGGGTGTGAGCATGGGGTCATCACTCGTGAGACCTGAGATGAAATATACACAAACACGCGGTTCATGTTCCAcaatccaaaccctaatttttaAATCTCTCTCACATACGCCACACTTCCCAATTCGGTTTACAGCTTACCTAATTCGGTCGTGTTCGTGTGTTAAACATGCTGTTTCCATGTCTTAACAGATcatgttcgtgtcttaaacaAGTCATATGATACGTTGGTAATttttttcgtgtcttaacaggtcgtttcgtgtaacctgttattaacaggttcgtgttcgtgtttcgAAAATCTGACATgataagatttcgtgtcgtgttcgtgtcttaacagatcgGGTTGATCCGTTATGTTGGACCTAGATTTTACTGATAAACGCAAAAAATGTATTAAAACTAGATAAAATTTCTAAAATATTAAGATAGATAAACGTTATATTCTTTTAAAACTAGATAAAATTTCTAAAATATTAAGATAGATAAATACTATATTCTTTACCGTCATTCAGTTAGTTATCTATCTTTTTCATTATTATTGAATAAGGTAGAATGGAATGTTAGAAACAGGAgaaatggattttatcacttCAAACTAATTAATTTTGGCCGCGGTCACTCTCAACTTTCAATTTGGCTCCTACCATCCCCAACTTAACACTTCGTGAGTTATGTCACCTAGTCATTAACCAGGCACTAACCCAGTTAGTGTTTTTTGTTGGCGTGGCCAGGTTATCCAATGTGTCATGCTGACATGGCAATGTGATATGTGAGATAAAAGGTTTAAGCTTCATATAGAATCAACCACTAAACTATAGGGGCATGTTTTACAAAATCATCAAAAGTTGAATCAACCCTAAACCATTCTCAGCCGCCATCATCTCCATCCCTTTCTCTACATGAAATCCCCTTTTTTCTATTTTTCCCTCCACTTCTGCCGCCACCACCCTCACCTCCACTTACGTTGCTGCTGCCGCCCTCACCTCCCCTCATGTAGCGATGAGACGATGCGAATCTTCCCACTCTCCTTTTTCGGTTCAAACCGATGCCGTTCATTTATATGCAATGCCGATGAGATAGATTTTGATAAATATACAACTGCCATGAGAGGGGAGGACAAGCTTCGTCCTGGTCAACTCTACTTTCAGCTACCGGAAAgttggttaaaacggtggttgATGGCGTAGGATATGGCTTCGCTGGCGGCTAAAGACGGTAAGGCACTTATGGTTAATGGTGGTAAGGTGAGAGTGGGTGTCGGGTTAAAGGAGCCGATCCGTTGGTGTTTTGTGATTGATGTCAGAAACCATGGTCATGGAGGTGGACCGTAAGGATGTTGGTAAAGGGTGGATGTATGGCTTGATAGGTTTGCtgaatttgtttatttatttatttttatagaaatCATAACTATTCTTATAAGGGATTTATTTCCACATCACCATGCCACATGGGATTATAATTGACATGTAGGACAATAAAACTAACCAAGTTAGTGGCTTGTTAACGACGAGGTGACATAACAtacaaagtgttaagttggggtgGTGAGAACAAAAGTGAAAATTGGGAGTGGCAACAGCCAAAATTGATTAGTTGAGGGTGTTAAAATCTATTTCCCCTTAGAATTGTTAAGGGTTTTCTTGACAAGTATAGTTGGTCTAGTGTTTGCTGCTTCTTATTTGATATACAAATTTGAAGTGAAACATGTCGAAATGTAGTACATACATCAATCAATCCCAAGAATAGTAACAAAAGAGAGGGTTGACTTATAATACAAaggatttaaaaataaaaaggataaGGAGCCACTAGAGAGTAACAAGTGTCTTAGATGGAATCAAGTGGGAAGGGTAATTTTATCTACGAGAGGAAAAATAATAtacacatgcaagtcacatgctatccccccccccctcaagctttaaacgtccgtaactttttatacatcatttgtttaaaaaaaatataccataaaatcgagcgtctttttatctttagtattttgtgttataggttttgataataacacgaTGTATAGAAATCCTACTAAAACGTAATGACTAAGACTcagttaaaagacacaatgaccAGAATCTTTAACACAATGCAAAAAAACccagtaaaaatgatttttttgtaTGACAATATGATActtatattaaagataaaaaaacgctcgtgaTTATGGTGAAAATTATTtaaaatgtcgtatgaaaaattACGGACGTTTTAAATTGACAGGGGAAATTGGCATGTGTCTTGCATGTGGATAGAAAAAATCCATAAATGTAGGATTCCCTTTATGCCCTTCTATTATCTTCTTTTCCCTAAAACTAATCTCAACCCTCCAAATCTAAGATCGACGAACTAGaatccttcttacccttcttatctATTTTatcatttgtatttgatcctaatccgaTAACTAATAAGTAATATTAAAGCCATAATTACGTATTTCACACTTGTTTAGGACAAGAACAAAACAACTATTACAATACAAACCACCCCAACTACATGAATGTGATACAAGCTCAAATGGACTATATATAGGTTCGTTCCTGTTATTTACAAAAGTTGATCTCCTTGCAAACTATACGCAACATTCCTTAAGACTTTGAAACCTAATTTCAACTTTTTAGAATCCTCCTAAAATAAATAGTTCAAGCATGTTGTAGGACAAATTTACCATATGGTAAGCGACATATGAATGGTCCACTAACTCTGGCCATCGGTTTGTGACCAGGGGTGAGTCTGGGTTCGTTCAGTACGGCTAACGCCTAAGACCAAACCATAACCGAATACTTCAGTTATTAAAACATAATAACTGACCGGTTTAAGATAAGCAGAATTTGTATTCGATTATTAAAACACGAGGTGGTTTTTGTTAAGTATATTTGGTTAATCAAATTAGTAAACATATAGCCAAAATTTTTTAttattctttcaaaaaaaaaaaaacttcaaccCATAACTGGATCCAGGGTGCATCTCTAACCATACCCAAAAAAACCGCATATTAGAACAACATATTAATCGAAAAATGGCTACAAAAATATGACAAGCAGCGTCGGAAAAAAAAGTCGGATTCTGTTCAGTCTTTTTCTCACAAGCAAGATGCAAATAACTTGATTCAATGACAAATCATTAATCATCCTATTAATCACAAAATCGAAGGTGGATAACTTGAAATTACTTTAGTACTCGTCATCAACATCTTCACTATAAGCATTATCGTCTTTGTCATCATCATAGGCCTTGTCATTGTAATCGTCATTGTCCGAATCCCCATACAGGTTGTCACTGGAAGCCGCGTTTCCATCACTATCGCTATATAAGTTACTTTTCGAAGACTTGATAGACCGATCAGGAATATTAAGGATGCGTCGATACTTCTCGGGGCTATCCCACCATGTAGGAGTAGTGATTATTGCTTTTTCCAGCCAGTACGGGTCATACGGGACTTTGACTCTGAACTTTTGATAGAATTGAGCAAACTCGTACATTATGGTCCTAAGACGAGGACCTTTTTTTCCCAACAGAAAGTCAACGGTATCCCTTATGAATAGCTTGAGCTGGTCACGCGCGATGATGTACATGTACTGAAAATACACAATAAGACGAGACAAAAAGTTTTAGCGGGTCAACTCACAATGTTGGACCCAAACGTAAATATGAcatgttttgacccgaacccataTTGACCCCATTACCCAACTGGCAAGACCCACCCATAGGGCTGCAAATGGACCAAACGTTCagcaaacagttcgtgaaccgtttggcgggaagttcgtttgtgttcgttcgtttattagacaaacgaacacgaacaagaaattttgttactttagtttagttaaatgaacgaacatgaacagaggcagccttcgttcgtttatgttcgtgaacattcggtaaTGTGTTCCTTTATGTTCGATTGTGtttgatagttcattagtgtttttagtttttatattttatttaaatacctcaaaattccgacaaataaaatatttaataactGTCGGTGTATTACATATTATGTTCATGAATGATtctttgtgtttgtttgtttccatttgtgttcataaTCGTTCGTTTtcattcgttgcctaaaattcacaaacgaacatgaacaagttcatttccttaacaaacgaacacgaacataaaatctcgttcggtaagtggtgttcatgaacagttcgtgaacacatatatttcttaacaaacgaacacgaacaaggtattgtttgtgttcgttcggttcgtttgcagccctaccaCCCATAAAGACGATTGTTTGACCTGCtagaaacaaaacaaaacaaaacaaaacaaaacataactCGAATCGACATGCCCTCTTTAAGAAATTCTGATTTTGTTGACCATACTTTGACTCCTACAAAATATATTTCTtgaacaatttaaaaaaaaaaaaaaaatagaagcaGGTGGTAAAACGGATTACCAGAACAATAAGCGCAAGGATTGCCAATGTCACTTGCAGTATATCATCCCAGAGCCCAGCAAAGCCTTCATCATCGGTCCCACCAaacccaccgccaccaccgccaccaccaccgctaGGAGGATCTCCATCATAGTAATCTTTATTCTCCATTTGTTGCCTTAGTACATCCTCTAAAGACGGTTCCTTTTTAAAACTACTCATAGCTTTTTCAATAGATTTCCATGGGGAAGCCTgttaagaaaattataaaaaaaaaatattttagctCATGTCTGTATCAGTATATCACTCGATATGAACTTTATTAACATATCGCAACATAAAGATTGCACATTATTATGATGTAACCTTTATTTTAGTAGTAACAAATAAAAAGTAGCTTTTTAGATAGCTTTTTTTTTGTGTTAGATGTACTAGTATTATA contains the following coding sequences:
- the LOC110886123 gene encoding uncharacterized protein LOC110886123, producing the protein MSYLQVTAVRPSLRVPDQYNTLRRSSIQCFAPMNIFNLHNASKPSVGSSKRCTELMKCNVVQKTSASRYQQCMPVCSFGGKGESKNSDEASPWKSIEKAMSSFKKEPSLEDVLRQQMENKDYYDGDPPSGGGGGGGGGFGGTDDEGFAGLWDDILQVTLAILALIVLYMYIIARDQLKLFIRDTVDFLLGKKGPRLRTIMYEFAQFYQKFRVKVPYDPYWLEKAIITTPTWWDSPEKYRRILNIPDRSIKSSKSNLYSDSDGNAASSDNLYGDSDNDDYNDKAYDDDKDDNAYSEDVDDEY